In Planctomonas sp. JC2975, the genomic stretch ATCTTCTTGGCCGCATCGAGCACCTGCTGCCACGATGTCGGCTGCCAAGGCACGTCGATGCCCGCCTTCTTCAGGACGTCCTTGTTGTACCAGAGCCCGCGCGTGTCGGTTCCCATGGAGATGCCGTAGAGCTTGCCGTCCTCCCCCTGGCCCGCCTGCTTGGCGTTGGCCGGGAACTGCGACCAGTCGCCCCACGACTTCACGTAACCGTCGAGGGGTGCCAGGTACCCGGCCGCGGCATCCGCCTTGATGAGGAAGGTGTCCTCGTACGACACGTCGGGAGCGGTGGACGCCGACTTGTTCATGAGCGACAGCTTCGTGTAGTAGTCGTTCTCCGCTGCCTGAATGGGAATGAGCTTCACCGTGTAGCCCTTGTTCGCCGCCTCGAACTGCTTGGCGACGGCCTTCATCTGGGTGTCCATCTGGGTGAAGTTCCCGAACTTCTGGTACGCGACCTTGATGACCTTGTCGCTTCCGCCGCCGCTCGACGAGCAGCCGGCCAGTGCTGCAGCGGCGACGACGCCGACGGCGAGCACGGAGAGGATCCGTTTCATGATGCTCCTTTGCCTCATGGTGCATGGATGCCCAGGCCTCACCCGCCAGGGCCAGACTTACTAAATCATTTGGATTTATTGCCGTCAAGGAGATTGTCGCCGCCGCGCCGAAGCGTCCGCCAGATCGTCAGCGTCGGATCAAGAGCCCGGCGGGCTTCGGCGTCAGCGCGTGATCGAGCACCAGGCACGCCGCGCCGATCGCGGTGACGTCCTCCCCGATCGCCGACTCGGTGAACGTGATCGGATGCGGCATCACCATGATCGGAGATCCGTTGACCAATGGCGGCACCGTCGCCAGCAGGTAGTCCCGCAGCGGGGCGAAGAAGGGGCCGCCGAACACCACATGGTCGACGTCGAGGGCGTTCACCAGGGTGACGAGCGACACTGCGGTGTCCTCCGCGACGGCCCTCAGCAGGGATGCTGCGCGCTCGTCGCTGGTGCGGGCATCCGCCAGTCGCGTGAAGGCCGCTCTCACCTCTGCGGTCGTCATCGACCTGGCGTCGCCGTCGAGGATGCCGCGCTCGATGGCGTCGGCCACCAGGAAGCGCGGAAGCACGGCGTCGCCGAGACGCCAGCGGCGATGACCCGGATCGCCTGGCTGGCCGCCGACCACCATGTTGCCGATGTCGCCAGCGTTGTTGGATGAACCGCGGACGACCTCGCCGTGCACCACGATCCCCGCGCCGACGCCTGTTCCGTAGTAGAAGAACAGCATGTTGTTGCGCTGCCCGTCGGTGTCCATCCAAAGCTCGGCGACCGCGGCGGCCGTCACGTCCTTCTCGAGCAGCACCGGCAGTCCGAGGCGCTCGGCGAGTTCGTCTCGCACTGGCACATTGCGCCATCCGGGCAGCAGCGGCGGATCCAGCACGACTCCCGTGTCGACGTCGACGGGCCCTGGCGCGGCGATCCCCAGGCCGATGATCCTCGACGGTTCGATTCCGGCCGTCGTGAGAAGGGTGGATGCCGCCCGCACGATGCGCTGCAGTGTCTTGGGCGCCGTGGCCGATAATGGCGTGGGAATGGTGCGATGCGCGACGACGGATCCCGCCAGATCGAGCAGCACGACGGTGATCACGGACGGATCGAGGTGCACCCCGAGAGCGAGCCTTCCGCGCGGCTGCAGCCGCAGGATCGTCCGCGGCTTCCCGACTCCGGTCGCCCGTGTGCCGTCCTCCACGATGAGCCCGTCGTCGATCAGACGACGAACGACGTTCGTCACGGTCTGCGCGGACAGGCCCGTGCTCGTCGCCACCTCGACGCGACTCACCCCGTCGGCGGAGCGACGAACGGCGTCCATGACGACCGCCTGGTTGTAGCCTCCGACGGCGGGAAGATTCGTGCCCGCCCGCATCGCACTCGTCCTCACTCGGCGACACCGCCGCTCGCTCGGTGTGCATGAGACTACCGTTCGCATCGGCGGAGCCGGCCACGGAGCGACGCCCCCGATCGGGGCCTTTGCATCCGGTTCCCTGCGAGCTCTGTCCCCTCGCCCGCCCGCCAGCTACCGTTGCAGGGTCGCGGCAGGGCGTCGGGCACAACGAGGAGGATCGCGTGACGACCGCACACCGCATCATCGGGCTGCTCGCCGCCGCAGCGATCGTCGTTCCGCTGTCCGGCTGCTCGGTCGTGAACGGGCTCAACCGGACGGTCGCGTGCTCGCGCCTGGCCGTCGCCGCCACGCAGTTGAAGGATGCTGAGGCGGACTTCTCCGCGGACGCGGCGGATCCGGCGGCCGCCGCAGCGACGGTCACCAAGGCCGAGGACGCGTTCGACTCGCAGATGAAGGACGTGCGGGATGCGGACGTGAAAACGAAGTCGGATGCCATCACCTCCGCCCTGAGAACGCTCGCCGCCGACCTGCAGAAGTCGGCCGACGACCCGGCATCCGCTGACGGTGCGAAGCTGAGCGCCGACAAGACCGCCCTGCTGGACGCCGCCGATCAGGCGAAATCGCTCTGCGAATGACGCGAGGGCGAGCCTCTTCGTGCACCCGGCTCGTTTCGACGCCGTCACGCCTGTCGGGTATCGTCTAAGCGAGACAATTTATCTTGACGTCAAGATTGATTCCGCCGATTTTCCGCCGATAGGAGCGTGCCCAGCGCGATGGCAAAGATCATCTACACCCACACCGATGAGGCGCCGCTTCTGGCGACGTACTCCTTCCTGCCCATCGTCTCCGCGTATGCGGAGAAGGCAGGCATCGAGTTCGAGACGCGCGACATCTCCGTCGCAGGGCGCATCCTCGCCCAGTTCGACCTCGCAGACGACGCCCTGACCGAGCTCGGCGAGCTCACCGGCTCCCCGGCGGCCAACATCGTCAAGCTGCCGAACATCTCCGCATCCATCCCGCAGCTGAAGGCCGCGATCAAGGAGCTGCAGGAGAAGGGCTACGACATCCCGGACTATCCGGACTCGCCGTCGAACGACGCAGAGGCCGAGATCCGCGCCAAGTACTTCAAGGTGATCGGATCCGTCGTGAACCCGGTGCTGCGCCAGGGCAACTCCGACCGCCGCGCACCGTTCTCGGTGAAGTCGTACGCGAAGAAGCACCCGCACGTGAACAAGGCGTTCGGCGAGGGATCCAAGACGTCCGTCGCGACGATGGGCGAGCACGACTTCAAGAGCAACGAGAAGTCCGTCACGCTCGCAGACGACGACACGCTCACGATCGTGCTCGAGACCGCGGACCGCGAGCAGAACGTGCTCCTCGAGTCGTTGCCCGTCAAGGCAGGCGAGGTCGTCGACGCGACGGTGATGTCCGCTGCGAACCTCGACGCGTTCCTGGCCAACGCGCTCGCCACGGCCAAGGCCGAGGACGTGCTCTTCTCCGTACACCTCAAGGCCACCATGATGAAGGTCTCCGACCCGATCATCTTCGGCCACGTCGTGCGCGCGTTCTTCGTCGACGTGTTCGCGAAGTACGGAACGGAGCTGAAGGCGGCCGGCCTCAGCGCGAACGACGGCCTTGGCGCCATCCTCGCCGGTCTTGACGCCCTGCCGAACGGTGCCGAGATCCGCGAGGCCTTCGACGCTGCACTCGCCGCTGGCCCGCGTCTCTCGTACGTCAACTCGGACAAGGGCATCACCAACCTGCACGTGCCGTCCGACGTGATCGTCGACGCCTCGATGCCGGCGCTCATCCGCAACGGCGGCAAGCTCTGGGACGGCGAGGGCGATGAGGCGGACACGCTCGCCGTCATCCCCGACTCCTCCTACGCCGGCGTCTACGCCACGGTCATCGAGGACGTGAAGAAGAACGGCCCGCTCGACCCCGCCACCATCGGCTCCGTCTCGAACGTCGGCCTCATGGCGCAGGCCGCCGAGGAGTACGGCTCGCACAACAAGACGTTCGAGATCCCGGTGGCCGGCACCGTCAAGGTTCTGAACCGGGCGGGCGACGTGCTGCTCGAGCACGAGGTCGAGCCCGGCGACATCTGGCGTGCCTGCCAGACCAAGGACATCCCGATCCGCGACTGGGTCAAGCTGGCCGTCGGCCGCGCTCGCGCCACGGGCACGCCCGCCATCTTCTGGCTGGACGAGACGCGGGCGCACGATGCGCAGATCATCCAGAAGGTGCGCACCTATCTCGCGGATTCCGATCTGGTCGGTGACGTGAGCGACCTCACGATCGACGTGCTCGCCCCCGAGCTGGCCACGGCCTACTCGCTGGAGCGCATGCGCAAGGGCGAGGACACCATTTCGGTGACCGGCAACGTGCTGCGCGACTACAACACCGACCTCTTCCCGATCCTGGAGCTGGGCACCTCGGCCAAGATGCTCTCGGTCGTGCCGCTCATCGCAGGCGGCGGCCTGTTCGAGACGGGCGCAGGCGGATCCGCTCCGAAGCACGTGCAGCAACTCGTGCAGGAGGACTACCTGCGCTGGGACTCGCTCGGCGAGTTCTTTGCTCTCGTGCCGTCGTTCGAGAAGTACGCGGACTTCGCCGGCGTGCCCGCCGCTCAGGTACTGGCGGACACGCTCGATCGGGCCACAGCGACGTTCCTCGACGAGGATCGCAGCCCCGGCCGCAAGCTCGGCACTCTCGACAACCGCGGTTCGCACTTCTACCTGGCCCTCTACTGGGCTCAGGAGCTCGCGAAGCAGACGGATGACGCCGCCCTCGCCGCCGTTTTCGCCCCGCTCGCCGAGGCGCTCACGTCGAACGAGCAGACCATCGTCGACGAGCTGATCGCCGTTCAGGGCAAGCCTGCCGACGTCGGCGGGTACTACCTGCCCGACCCGGCCAAGGCGAGTGCCGTGATGCGCCCGTCGGCCACGTTCAACGAGGCGCTCGCGGCGCTGTAGTTCGAGGCTCTGCCGGTCGCGTCGATCGGGTTCGCCCGGAGACGCGATAGAAAGCGCCAAGACCGAGAGAACGCCGGAGGCCCCCTGACAGCTGTCGGGGGGCCTCCGGCGTTCCAGTGCGTGCGCTACCGCGACACAGAGCGTTCCATCAACCGGCCCGGCGCTCGGCGCGAAGCATCCGGACGCCCACCAGCACGGTTCCGGCCAGCAGCGCAACGCCGGCCAGCACGAGGGCGAGCCAGAGGTTCGAGCCCGTCGAGGCGAGGGATGCCGCGTCCTGATCGACGGGACCATCCGCCGCTGCGCTGCCCTGCGGCACCATTGTCATGGTCGGGGTGGCGCTCGGGTCGGCGGGATCCGTGCTCGGGTCGGAGCCGGCCGGATCCGTTCCGGAGGGCGACGGGCTCGCGGTGTCGGTGGCACCCGAACCTCCGGAATCGTCATCCGCGGTCGCGCTCAGGCTGAACGTGGTGACGACGGCACGGTGATCGCTCGTCCATGCCTGCGTGACGACGGTCGAGGCCGATGGCCATCCGGCGACCAGCGTGTTGGATCCCACGACCTTCAGCGACGTGCCCGCGTAGTCGACGTAGTCGACGCGTTCCTGCTGTCCGCCCGGAACGGCGGCGGCCTGCACAGCCGCCTGGAGGCCGGTGCTCGCCGGAGAAGCGGTGTCGCTCGATCCGTACAGCGGCCACGTGTCGCCGGCGTCAGCGGCAGGATCGCCGTGCGCGACGCGGTAGGAGTCCTTCAGGCCCGCTGAGGTGAACAGCCCGGTCACTGGCCAGTCGACCGCTCCCGCATCGCAGTGCGATGCCGAGGTGGCCGCCGTCCAGTCGGCGCCGGAGGGCGACTGAAGGTCGCCGAGCACGACCACAGGCGTGCTGCCTGCGGCCTTCACATCGGCCTTCAGCTCCGACACGATCGCCTGCGCCTGCGCAAAGCGTGTGCTCGCTTTCTCGGCGTCGATGGCGGCGGATGCCGTCCCGCCCGCCGCGCAGACCGCATCCGGCCCGAAGGCGGCGCCGTCCAGCCCGAGGCTCCACACGCGGACCTCGGTGCCGAGCACGTTCGCGGTGACCGCCGCTGCAGGGGCAGCGTCCGAGCCGACAACGGCATCCGTCGTCGACAGCGGATAGGCGGAGAGGATGCCGACGCCCGACGCGCCCTCGTAGTCGTACCAGCCGAGTGCGCCGGCGAGCTGCGCCGCGAGGGTGCCGCCGTCGGACTGCACGCCGATGAGATCGAGGCCGTTGGCCGCGACCACGGCCAGGTCCTTCAGCACGGCGTCACTGGTGTGCGCACCCGCGTCCCAGAGGTTCCACGTCGCAGCGGCGAGCTGCGGATCGTCCTTCGCGCCGATCACCGGGACCTCGACGGTGATGGTCGACGTCGTGGTTCCGTCGCTCGCCTGCACGGTGATGGTGGCAGGCGTGTCTTGCGCTGTCTGCGGGGCGGTCCCCGTCACCGTGCCGTCCGCTCCGACCGAGAGCCAGTCGTCGCCTGACACCTTCGTGAAGGTCGCCGTTCCGCCGTTGAAGAGTGCCGCAAGCGGCTGCATGACCGTTCCGGCGGCCCGCACCTGCGGAGCGCGGAAGGTGTCGGAGACGAATCCCTTCTGCACGGTCGATCCGTCGACGACCACGGTGGGCGGCGGAGCCGTTACCGCGTAGTCGTTCAGCACCTGCGCAGCGCTGATCGCCTGGTCGTAGAAGTCGAACTCGTCGATATCGGCATTCGCGAATCCGTCGATCGTGTCGAGCGTCGAGCCGTCGGAGCCGATGCGGAACGGATAGCCGCTGGTCAGGGTGAAGGCGCTCGTCAGCGCAGTGCTCTTCACGCTCTGTGCTCCATCGAGATACGTGGTCATGGTGCCGGCCGAACGGTCGACCACCACGGCGAGCTGGTGCCAGGAGCCGATCACGGAGTCCGTGCTGACGGTGGGCAGGTAGTTCTGCGTCGTCGACGTACCGTTCTGCCCGAAGCACGCCCTAAGTACGCCGGGCGTGCCCGACGTGTTGTACAAGGTGGTGCCCCTGTCGTAGCAGTGCGTGAAGTCCTGATTGGAGACGATGGGCGAGTCGGAACTCGACGACTGCTCCTTGAGCCAGAAGACGTACGAGAAGCTCGACGATCCGTCCGTGCGGCCCGCGACCAGCGGCAGCGTGATGTAGTTCACACCCTGCTTCGATCCGTCAGGCGAGTTCACGTAGGCGGACTTGCCCGACACTCCGGTGGCGTACGACGGCGTGCCGGACCACGTTCCGTCGTATCCACTGCCCGAGTCGTCGACGACCGTGGTTCCCGTGTCGTTCTCGAAGTCGAACGAGATCAGCGGCGCCGCTGCGTCGCCGGACGCTCGAAGGCGATCCCACACCGCATAGAGGGTGACCGTCGCACCGTTCGTGGTGGTGAGGTCCTTCACGCTCTCGCCGTTCGTGTAGGCGATCGGGCCGGTGGGGCTCGTGGCCCAGCCGGCGAAGCCGTATCCGGCTCGCGTGTAGCCGTTGACCGTGAGCCCTGCGGCGAGGCCGGTCGTC encodes the following:
- a CDS encoding ROK family protein is translated as MRAGTNLPAVGGYNQAVVMDAVRRSADGVSRVEVATSTGLSAQTVTNVVRRLIDDGLIVEDGTRATGVGKPRTILRLQPRGRLALGVHLDPSVITVVLLDLAGSVVAHRTIPTPLSATAPKTLQRIVRAASTLLTTAGIEPSRIIGLGIAAPGPVDVDTGVVLDPPLLPGWRNVPVRDELAERLGLPVLLEKDVTAAAVAELWMDTDGQRNNMLFFYYGTGVGAGIVVHGEVVRGSSNNAGDIGNMVVGGQPGDPGHRRWRLGDAVLPRFLVADAIERGILDGDARSMTTAEVRAAFTRLADARTSDERAASLLRAVAEDTAVSLVTLVNALDVDHVVFGGPFFAPLRDYLLATVPPLVNGSPIMVMPHPITFTESAIGEDVTAIGAACLVLDHALTPKPAGLLIRR
- a CDS encoding NADP-dependent isocitrate dehydrogenase, whose product is MAKIIYTHTDEAPLLATYSFLPIVSAYAEKAGIEFETRDISVAGRILAQFDLADDALTELGELTGSPAANIVKLPNISASIPQLKAAIKELQEKGYDIPDYPDSPSNDAEAEIRAKYFKVIGSVVNPVLRQGNSDRRAPFSVKSYAKKHPHVNKAFGEGSKTSVATMGEHDFKSNEKSVTLADDDTLTIVLETADREQNVLLESLPVKAGEVVDATVMSAANLDAFLANALATAKAEDVLFSVHLKATMMKVSDPIIFGHVVRAFFVDVFAKYGTELKAAGLSANDGLGAILAGLDALPNGAEIREAFDAALAAGPRLSYVNSDKGITNLHVPSDVIVDASMPALIRNGGKLWDGEGDEADTLAVIPDSSYAGVYATVIEDVKKNGPLDPATIGSVSNVGLMAQAAEEYGSHNKTFEIPVAGTVKVLNRAGDVLLEHEVEPGDIWRACQTKDIPIRDWVKLAVGRARATGTPAIFWLDETRAHDAQIIQKVRTYLADSDLVGDVSDLTIDVLAPELATAYSLERMRKGEDTISVTGNVLRDYNTDLFPILELGTSAKMLSVVPLIAGGGLFETGAGGSAPKHVQQLVQEDYLRWDSLGEFFALVPSFEKYADFAGVPAAQVLADTLDRATATFLDEDRSPGRKLGTLDNRGSHFYLALYWAQELAKQTDDAALAAVFAPLAEALTSNEQTIVDELIAVQGKPADVGGYYLPDPAKASAVMRPSATFNEALAAL
- a CDS encoding LamG-like jellyroll fold domain-containing protein: MASPSPLSASRRAFDSPVIRLRFLVAAAVAILLIVAGISLGWIQSASAATTFDPADAVKPLVSYTFDGDNGSTVVDSSGNGYNGTWINGVAGGGVIPTYAAGISGNAAHVSANKNVIQLPLVAGKTDGSGSFSFEFWYFQNSTSSDAAVIADANTASCNNPGFSYYNTSASNSTLKACWGLTSGGTKEYVAATTGATNGAWHYLAAVVDRAANTVTTYEDGTAVDTSSSIGATSTLMKYPFTLGSEGSLTDTGDGSVDGLFDDVNFYNAPIAASQVAADYAATKPASTSSYTVAFDGNGATGGATASQKLTTGLAAGLTVNGYTRAGYGFAGWATSPTGPIAYTNGESVKDLTTTNGATVTLYAVWDRLRASGDAAAPLISFDFENDTGTTVVDDSGSGYDGTWSGTPSYATGVSGKSAYVNSPDGSKQGVNYITLPLVAGRTDGSSSFSYVFWLKEQSSSSDSPIVSNQDFTHCYDRGTTLYNTSGTPGVLRACFGQNGTSTTQNYLPTVSTDSVIGSWHQLAVVVDRSAGTMTTYLDGAQSVKSTALTSAFTLTSGYPFRIGSDGSTLDTIDGFANADIDEFDFYDQAISAAQVLNDYAVTAPPPTVVVDGSTVQKGFVSDTFRAPQVRAAGTVMQPLAALFNGGTATFTKVSGDDWLSVGADGTVTGTAPQTAQDTPATITVQASDGTTTSTITVEVPVIGAKDDPQLAAATWNLWDAGAHTSDAVLKDLAVVAANGLDLIGVQSDGGTLAAQLAGALGWYDYEGASGVGILSAYPLSTTDAVVGSDAAPAAAVTANVLGTEVRVWSLGLDGAAFGPDAVCAAGGTASAAIDAEKASTRFAQAQAIVSELKADVKAAGSTPVVVLGDLQSPSGADWTAATSASHCDAGAVDWPVTGLFTSAGLKDSYRVAHGDPAADAGDTWPLYGSSDTASPASTGLQAAVQAAAVPGGQQERVDYVDYAGTSLKVVGSNTLVAGWPSASTVVTQAWTSDHRAVVTTFSLSATADDDSGGSGATDTASPSPSGTDPAGSDPSTDPADPSATPTMTMVPQGSAAADGPVDQDAASLASTGSNLWLALVLAGVALLAGTVLVGVRMLRAERRAG